The following proteins are encoded in a genomic region of Gimesia algae:
- a CDS encoding ABC transporter permease: MLQGTFALFHRALCVDFRLTRTHLFRFLFAVLILFCLMIAHSSSRFMGAAGLYLFTQIVYLNFVFILMAGISLFATAITEEKEEQTIGLLLMAGVNPIALLLGKSLPRLVSALILLSIQFPFTLLAITLGGVTFSQVIAAYASLAAFLIGLSNLGLVCSVVCARSRAAATLVLISLILYFLGPPLVGWCIDGAVSAKWISAGSLFTRGTEDFIEKCYESSVLMQLSLILTSGFNESAWGFQFWTNMVAGVLFFLLASLLFSRFALTEVSTDPGRGLISKKRNRFLSPGRAWMQALAWKDFYFVNGGLGMALIKHVCYGVALFSLCAYISYTSRSYSLREMGLTVFWTMLIVVLIEISLISSRIFHVEVQWKTLVSTAMLPQSMAQLAYAKVFGSLLAVIPAFFYLVIGGLIGIEEMIQDLGLVLSQPGFWLTCIEVLFFWHLTALLSTFIKWGALPLAFVLMWVGNMVFLFSMSMAVMGGGGGPEVYEAVLILFTLFLSAGIVGSHFLINERLTFLASQ, from the coding sequence ATGTTACAGGGAACATTTGCATTATTTCATCGTGCGTTATGTGTCGACTTTCGGTTGACGCGTACCCATTTATTCCGCTTTCTGTTTGCCGTTCTGATTTTATTTTGTCTGATGATTGCGCATTCCAGCAGCCGTTTCATGGGAGCTGCCGGTCTCTATTTATTCACACAGATTGTCTATCTGAATTTTGTATTTATTCTGATGGCCGGCATCAGTTTATTCGCCACCGCGATCACAGAAGAAAAAGAAGAACAGACGATTGGTTTACTGCTGATGGCGGGCGTGAACCCCATCGCCCTGCTGCTGGGAAAATCCCTCCCCCGACTGGTCTCAGCTTTAATACTGCTCTCGATCCAGTTTCCATTTACTCTTCTGGCAATCACTTTAGGTGGAGTCACTTTCTCACAGGTGATTGCGGCTTACGCGAGTCTGGCGGCATTTCTGATTGGATTATCCAACCTGGGTCTGGTCTGTTCGGTAGTCTGTGCACGTTCGCGGGCAGCTGCGACTCTGGTTCTGATCTCCCTGATCCTATATTTCCTGGGACCTCCCTTAGTGGGATGGTGTATTGATGGTGCTGTATCTGCAAAATGGATATCAGCCGGTTCATTATTTACCCGGGGCACAGAGGATTTCATAGAAAAATGTTACGAGTCCTCTGTCTTAATGCAGCTCAGTTTGATTCTGACTTCTGGTTTTAACGAAAGTGCCTGGGGATTCCAGTTCTGGACCAATATGGTTGCGGGTGTTCTGTTCTTCCTGTTGGCAAGTCTACTCTTTAGCCGTTTTGCACTGACCGAAGTCTCTACTGATCCGGGACGTGGGCTGATCTCCAAAAAACGGAACCGATTCCTTTCGCCTGGTCGTGCGTGGATGCAGGCATTGGCATGGAAAGATTTTTATTTTGTGAATGGTGGCCTGGGGATGGCGTTAATCAAACATGTCTGCTACGGAGTCGCCTTGTTTTCTCTGTGCGCCTATATCAGTTACACCTCGCGCAGTTATTCCCTGCGTGAAATGGGGCTGACTGTATTCTGGACCATGTTGATTGTAGTGCTGATTGAAATCAGTCTGATTTCGTCGCGAATTTTCCATGTGGAAGTTCAATGGAAAACCCTTGTATCTACCGCCATGTTACCTCAATCAATGGCGCAGTTAGCCTATGCCAAGGTCTTTGGATCATTGCTGGCAGTCATCCCCGCCTTCTTTTATCTAGTCATTGGAGGATTGATAGGAATTGAAGAGATGATTCAGGACCTGGGCCTGGTGCTTTCCCAGCCTGGATTCTGGCTGACCTGTATCGAGGTTCTGTTTTTCTGGCATCTGACCGCGCTGTTGTCGACATTTATTAAATGGGGGGCATTACCACTGGCATTTGTCCTGATGTGGGTCGGTAATATGGTCTTCCTCTTTTCCATGAGCATGGCTGTCATGGGAGGCGGAGGGGGCCCTGAAGTATATGAAGCAGTTCTTATCCTGTTTACTTTGTTTCTTTCAGCCGGTATCGTAGGGTCACATTTTTTAATTAATGAACGTCTGACATTTCTGGCTTCTCAATAA
- a CDS encoding hydroxypyruvate isomerase family protein gives MESKLSRRRLLQSSSILAASALGLDLQQTTAGEKQPVAPQLLKGNINQSVVHWCFKKYWDIEKTAQIASQLGIKSVELTPAENWDTLKKYGLTCAIASSHGFKAGFNNPQNWDECIEILRKRIDECAAGGVKNVITFTGMRDGIDDETGAKNCVAGFKKIIGYAEKNNVNLCLEMLNSRDASHPMKGHPGYQGDHTDYCIDIIKQVGSDRMKLLFDIYHVQIMDGDVIRRIREHKDYIGHVHTAGNPGRGELDQKQEINYPPIMQALQEIGYQGFVGQEFIPTRDPYEGLQQAVILCDV, from the coding sequence ATGGAATCTAAACTAAGTCGAAGAAGGCTTTTACAGTCATCCAGTATTTTAGCTGCTTCCGCACTCGGGCTGGACTTACAGCAGACAACAGCTGGTGAAAAACAACCGGTTGCACCTCAGTTACTGAAGGGGAATATCAATCAGTCAGTCGTGCACTGGTGTTTCAAAAAGTACTGGGATATCGAAAAAACGGCGCAAATTGCCAGTCAGTTGGGAATCAAAAGTGTAGAGCTGACTCCTGCGGAGAACTGGGACACACTGAAAAAGTATGGCTTAACCTGTGCCATCGCTTCCAGTCATGGTTTTAAAGCCGGTTTTAATAACCCGCAGAACTGGGATGAATGCATTGAGATTCTGCGCAAACGGATCGATGAGTGTGCCGCCGGAGGCGTCAAAAATGTCATCACGTTCACAGGCATGCGTGATGGCATTGATGATGAGACCGGGGCGAAGAACTGTGTCGCCGGTTTCAAAAAAATCATTGGCTATGCTGAGAAAAACAATGTGAATCTCTGTCTGGAAATGCTCAATTCCCGTGATGCCAGCCACCCGATGAAAGGGCATCCCGGTTATCAGGGAGACCATACAGACTACTGTATTGATATCATCAAGCAGGTGGGCTCTGATCGGATGAAGCTCCTGTTTGATATCTATCATGTACAGATTATGGATGGAGACGTGATTCGACGGATCCGTGAGCACAAAGATTATATTGGACACGTTCACACTGCAGGGAATCCAGGGCGAGGAGAACTGGACCAAAAGCAGGAAATCAACTACCCGCCCATCATGCAGGCATTACAGGAGATCGGCTACCAAGGCTTTGTCGGACAGGAATTTATTCCCACCCGTGATCCTTACGAGGGTTTACAGCAGGCAGTCATACTGTGTGATGTATAA
- the leuB gene encoding 3-isopropylmalate dehydrogenase produces the protein MEARITLLPGDGIGPEIVEQAKRVLDTIAQKYDHQFETPSCPMGGNAIDEFGDPLPAETLETCKASDAILLGAVGGPKWDDPSAKTRPEAGLLKIRKELGLFANLRPIKPYSELLDASPLKREIIEGTDILFFRELTGGIYFGESGRMEHPDGEKAFSVMTYTTKEIARIVRLAAEAARNRGGKLTSVDKANVLEVSRLWRQVAADVVKNEFPDLEYDVVLVDAMAMHLISRPSDFDVVVTGNMFGDILTDEGSMLPGSLGLLPSASLGSDGPGLYEPIHGSAPDIAGKGIANPLATILATAMLFRHSLNLETEATAIEEAVARVVAAGHRTADIAAGGKSISTTEMGDCVIQELSA, from the coding sequence GTGGAAGCTCGGATTACACTATTGCCCGGCGATGGAATTGGTCCCGAAATCGTAGAACAGGCCAAACGGGTTCTCGACACAATCGCACAAAAATATGATCATCAGTTTGAAACTCCTTCCTGTCCGATGGGAGGTAATGCCATTGATGAATTTGGAGACCCGCTTCCTGCAGAAACTCTGGAAACCTGCAAAGCATCCGATGCAATTCTGCTGGGGGCAGTCGGAGGCCCGAAATGGGATGATCCTTCTGCCAAGACTCGTCCCGAAGCAGGCCTGCTGAAAATTCGTAAAGAGCTGGGACTGTTTGCTAATTTGCGCCCCATCAAGCCTTACAGTGAACTTCTTGATGCTTCGCCTTTAAAGCGGGAAATTATCGAAGGTACTGATATCCTGTTCTTCCGTGAATTGACTGGTGGTATTTATTTCGGCGAATCAGGCAGAATGGAGCATCCTGATGGTGAAAAAGCTTTCAGCGTCATGACCTACACCACCAAAGAGATTGCCCGCATTGTTCGGCTGGCAGCGGAAGCTGCTCGCAATCGTGGTGGTAAGCTGACCTCTGTGGATAAAGCCAATGTACTGGAAGTTTCTCGACTCTGGCGACAGGTCGCCGCAGATGTGGTCAAAAATGAATTTCCGGATCTCGAATATGATGTCGTACTCGTCGATGCGATGGCGATGCACTTGATCTCCCGCCCTTCAGACTTCGATGTGGTTGTCACAGGAAACATGTTTGGTGATATCCTGACCGATGAAGGTTCGATGCTTCCGGGATCGCTGGGATTGCTGCCCTCTGCTTCATTAGGATCTGATGGGCCAGGACTCTATGAACCAATTCATGGTTCTGCACCAGATATTGCAGGCAAAGGAATTGCCAACCCGCTGGCTACCATTCTGGCAACAGCCATGCTGTTCAGGCATTCCTTGAATCTGGAAACAGAAGCGACTGCAATCGAAGAGGCTGTCGCCCGGGTTGTGGCAGCCGGACATCGCACCGCCGACATCGCTGCGGGCGGAAAAAGCATTTCCACGACAGAAATGGGTGACTGTGTTATTCAGGAACTCTCTGCCTGA
- a CDS encoding DOMON domain-containing protein, with protein MSIIPCSFLFRHSIALPHIQEIPRKRGRLLNLPDSALIPDLTFEKSKKWGGLKVAWNTEGLAISLQVTQKQHPVTPAESLEVWIDTRDTKTIHRASRYCHSFEFQPVGPSAKPICQQQPIHRAQEDAPTADLKKVRLWSKTTKTGYELDVWLPASELYGFDPASYPQTGFYYKITDSELGEQFMIVDHEFPFAQDPSLWATLRFDQ; from the coding sequence ATGTCAATTATTCCCTGTTCTTTTTTGTTTCGGCATTCTATTGCTCTGCCGCATATACAGGAAATCCCTCGCAAGCGGGGACGATTATTGAACCTCCCTGATTCGGCACTGATTCCTGATTTGACATTTGAAAAATCAAAAAAATGGGGAGGACTCAAAGTCGCCTGGAATACAGAGGGGCTGGCAATCAGCTTGCAGGTAACTCAGAAACAGCATCCCGTCACACCTGCAGAATCGCTTGAGGTCTGGATTGATACCCGTGATACCAAAACCATCCACCGGGCCAGCCGCTATTGTCATTCCTTCGAATTTCAACCAGTTGGTCCTTCAGCAAAACCGATCTGCCAGCAACAACCGATTCACCGTGCGCAGGAAGATGCTCCCACAGCAGATTTGAAAAAAGTCAGACTCTGGTCAAAAACCACTAAAACTGGCTACGAACTGGATGTCTGGCTACCAGCCTCTGAACTCTATGGTTTTGATCCGGCTTCTTATCCACAGACAGGTTTTTACTATAAAATCACAGACTCAGAACTGGGAGAGCAGTTCATGATTGTGGATCATGAGTTCCCTTTCGCCCAGGATCCCAGTCTCTGGGCAACGCTGCGGTTTGATCAATAA